In Scyliorhinus torazame isolate Kashiwa2021f chromosome 9, sScyTor2.1, whole genome shotgun sequence, a single window of DNA contains:
- the nfil3 gene encoding nuclear factor interleukin-3-regulated protein, with protein MEAQRPALQNEPALVGSCISEEQMVVLAPALENMAESFSADDSLLSDDPSSGSLKQKSSSCRRKREFIPDEKKDALYWEKRRKNNEAAKRSREKRRLNDMVLENKLMALGEENARLKSELLALKLKFGLITAAFYAQEVQNLGNASGTNFQEYKPSNINLPSFSPDHERSFLGNGCISVIKHSPPSSLSDVSEISSNARESPLLQVACKSPNLTFKVIKQEPLEFKAGSETCLREPREDTSSYVSTVYRNCIGSNFNRNYSPPSIQIARSSSNSPRTSEADEGTLGKHTSEEDGEDEQQVPKGPISSPVEPKIINSVTVKVPESNSSALPHKLRIKARAIQIKVENVEAYYETPEKQPSSTSNIPAKVTYPLNNAAMFKCNASNPVHPSLAPLSIQVASINDWSHKPDIWRQKESEEKLEGAYKNVHRSCSPVALTNQSLAAGKDSAYIHQGVHLESENLYLKQGIANLSAEVASLKKLIETQHAAASDSGKSTTEKRYAN; from the coding sequence ATGGAAGCCCAAAGACCGGCACTTCAGAACGAACCAGCATTGGTTGGATCTTGCATTTCTGAGGAACAAATGGTAGTGTTAGCTCCTGCTTTAGAAAATATGGCAGAATCTTTTTCTGCAGATGACAGTTTGCTGAGTGATGACCCAAGCAGTGGCTCTCTCAAACAGAAATCTTCAAGCTGCCGCAGAAAACGGGAATTCATACCCGATGAGAAAAAAGATGCATTATACTGGGAAAAGAGAAGAAAAAATAATGAAGCAGCCAAAAGGTCTCGTGAGAAACGACGTTTGAATGATATGGTTTTGGAGAACAAGCTGATGGCATTAGGTGAAGAGAATGCACGACTGAAATCTGAACTTCTTGCTTTGAAACTAAAGTTTGGATTAATCACTGCAGCGTTTTATGCCCAGGAGGTACAGAATCTTGGAAATGCTTCTGGGACAAATTTTCAAGAATATAAACCTTCCAATATAAATTTGCCTTCTTTTTCTCCTGATCATGAGCGTAGTTTTCTTGGAAATGGATGTATTTCAGTCATTAAACACTCACCACCAAGTTCATTGTCGGATGTTTCAGAAATATCATCAAATGCCCGGGAAAGTCCGCTTCTCCAGGTTGCATGTAAAAGCCCCAACTTAACTTTCAAGGTTATAAAGCAAGAACCTCTAGAGTTCAAAGCAGGTTCTGAGACCTGTTTGAGAGAACCTAGAGAGGATACCAGTTCATATGTCTCCACTGTGTATAGGAACTGTATTGGGAGTAACTTCAACAGGAACTATTCACCACCTTCTATACAGATTGCTAGGTCATCAAGTAACTCACCAAGAACATCAGAAGCTGATGAAGGCACATTAGGAAAACATACATCTGAAGAGGATGGAGAAGATGAACAGCAAGTGCCTAAaggcccaatctcttctcctgtggAACCCAAAATTATAAACAGTGTCACAGTTAAGGTTCCTGAATCAAACTCTTCCGCATTGCCTCACAAGCTTCGTATCAAAGCTAGAGCAATCCAGATTAAAGTAGAGAATGTGGAGGCATATTATGAAACACCAGAGAAACAGCCTTCATCAACCAGTAATATTCCCGCTAAAGTAACTTATCCATTGAACAATGCAGCAATGTTTAAATGCAATGCTTCAAATCCAGTGCATCCCTCCCTAGCTCCTTTGTCAATTCAGGTAGCAAGCATCAATGATTGGTCTCACAAACCAGATATTTGGCGCCAGAAAGAAAGTGAAGAGAAATTGGAAGGGGCTTATAAAAATGTTCACCGCTCCTGTTCCCCTGTTGCACTAACAAACCAATCGCTTGCTGCTGGGAAAGACTCTGCCTACATTCATCAAGGAGTACACTTGGAATCAGAAAACTTGTACTTAAAACAAGGCATTGCAAATTTAAGTGCAGAAGTTGCCTCATTGAAAAAACTCATAGAAACGCAGCACGCTGCTGCCTCAGACTCTGGTAAAAGCACTACTGAAAAAAGATATGCCAACTAA